A window of the Archocentrus centrarchus isolate MPI-CPG fArcCen1 chromosome 17, fArcCen1, whole genome shotgun sequence genome harbors these coding sequences:
- the kdsr gene encoding 3-dehydrosphinganine reductase isoform X1, which produces MSSEEGFSSAITDWLFINSWWLLLPFIMLLVVAAFIVAFVLLLYMISPLISPKPLKLNGAHVVVTGGSSGIGKCIAIECYRQGAFITLVARDEDKLLQAKKEVEKFAINDKQVVLCISVDVSSDYSQVENVIKQAQEKLGPVDMLVNCAGTSISAKFEEVEVDRFKKLMEVNYLGSVYPTRAVITTMKERRMGRIMFVSSQAGQIGLFGYTAYSPSKFALRGLAESLQMEIKPYNIYVTVAYPPDTDTPGLAEENKTKPLETKLISETSGVCQPDQVAKIVVRDAVQGNFNSSVGPDGYMLSALTCGMSPVTSITEGLQQIVTMGLFRTIALFYLGSFDSIVRRCMIQREQSKAADKRE; this is translated from the exons ATGTCCTCTGAAGAAGGGTTCAGTTCAGCGATCACAGATTGGCTTTTTATCAATTCCTGGTGGCTCCTTCTTCCGTTCATCATGCTGCTCGTTGTAGCTGCCTTTATCGTTGCTTTTGTGTTGCTGTTATACATGATATCGCCCCTCATTAGTCCCAAGCCGCTTAAACTGAACGGGGCCCACGTCGTG GTGACGGGAGGTTCCAGTGGGATTGGAAAATGCATTGCAATTGAGTGCTACAGGCAAGGAGCGTTCATCACTTTGGTGGCACGAGACGAG gATAAGTTGCTTCAGGCAAAGAAAGAAGTGGAGAAATTTGCCATCAATGACAAGCAG GTGGTGCTCTGCATCTCAGTGGATGTTTCCAGTGATTACAGTCAGGTGGAAAATGTGATAAAACAG GCTCAAGAAAAGCTAGGTCCTGTTGACATGCTTGTGAACTGCGCTGGAACTTCAATTTCTGCGAAGTTTGAGGAAGTCGAGGTGGATCGCTTTAAA AAACTGATGGAAGTGAACTACCTGGGCAGCGTTTACCCAACACGAGCCGTCATAACCACCATGAAGGAGCGAAGAATGGGCCGCATCATGTTTGTTTCCTCCCAGGCAGGCCAGATCGGTCTGTTCGGTTACACTGCCTACTCCCCGTCTAAGTTTGCCCTGCGAGGCCTTGCTGAGTCGCTGCAGATGGAG ATAAAGCCCTACAATATCTACGTGACTGTGGCATACCCCCCTGACACAGACACTCCAGGACTGGCCGAAGAGAACAAGACAAAG CCTCTAGAGACCAAATTAATCTCTGAAACCTCTGGAGTTTGTCAACCAGACCAAGTGGCCAAAATTGTCGTCAGGGATGCAGTG CAGGGGAACTTCAACAGCTCTGTTGGCCCAGATGGTTACATGCTATCAGCACTCACCTGTGGAATGTCACCTGTCACCTCCATCACAGAAGGTCTCCAGCAG ATCGTCACCATGGGATTGTTTCGGACCATCGCGCTCTTCTACCTGGGGAGCTTTGACAGCATCGTGCGCCGCTGCATGATTCAAAGGGAGCAGTCGAAAGCAGCTGATAAGAGGGAGTAA
- the kdsr gene encoding 3-dehydrosphinganine reductase isoform X2, with product MRNFVDWPLKVTGGSSGIGKCIAIECYRQGAFITLVARDEDKLLQAKKEVEKFAINDKQVVLCISVDVSSDYSQVENVIKQAQEKLGPVDMLVNCAGTSISAKFEEVEVDRFKKLMEVNYLGSVYPTRAVITTMKERRMGRIMFVSSQAGQIGLFGYTAYSPSKFALRGLAESLQMEIKPYNIYVTVAYPPDTDTPGLAEENKTKPLETKLISETSGVCQPDQVAKIVVRDAVQGNFNSSVGPDGYMLSALTCGMSPVTSITEGLQQIVTMGLFRTIALFYLGSFDSIVRRCMIQREQSKAADKRE from the exons ATGAGAAACTTTGTAGACTGGCCGCTGAAG GTGACGGGAGGTTCCAGTGGGATTGGAAAATGCATTGCAATTGAGTGCTACAGGCAAGGAGCGTTCATCACTTTGGTGGCACGAGACGAG gATAAGTTGCTTCAGGCAAAGAAAGAAGTGGAGAAATTTGCCATCAATGACAAGCAG GTGGTGCTCTGCATCTCAGTGGATGTTTCCAGTGATTACAGTCAGGTGGAAAATGTGATAAAACAG GCTCAAGAAAAGCTAGGTCCTGTTGACATGCTTGTGAACTGCGCTGGAACTTCAATTTCTGCGAAGTTTGAGGAAGTCGAGGTGGATCGCTTTAAA AAACTGATGGAAGTGAACTACCTGGGCAGCGTTTACCCAACACGAGCCGTCATAACCACCATGAAGGAGCGAAGAATGGGCCGCATCATGTTTGTTTCCTCCCAGGCAGGCCAGATCGGTCTGTTCGGTTACACTGCCTACTCCCCGTCTAAGTTTGCCCTGCGAGGCCTTGCTGAGTCGCTGCAGATGGAG ATAAAGCCCTACAATATCTACGTGACTGTGGCATACCCCCCTGACACAGACACTCCAGGACTGGCCGAAGAGAACAAGACAAAG CCTCTAGAGACCAAATTAATCTCTGAAACCTCTGGAGTTTGTCAACCAGACCAAGTGGCCAAAATTGTCGTCAGGGATGCAGTG CAGGGGAACTTCAACAGCTCTGTTGGCCCAGATGGTTACATGCTATCAGCACTCACCTGTGGAATGTCACCTGTCACCTCCATCACAGAAGGTCTCCAGCAG ATCGTCACCATGGGATTGTTTCGGACCATCGCGCTCTTCTACCTGGGGAGCTTTGACAGCATCGTGCGCCGCTGCATGATTCAAAGGGAGCAGTCGAAAGCAGCTGATAAGAGGGAGTAA
- the vps4b gene encoding vacuolar protein sorting-associated protein 4B isoform X2 translates to MEPTNLQKAIAVAQKASQEDQAGNYEEAIRSYQHAVKYFLHILKREPQGKDGNQKIRDKCKQYLDRVEELQQYQVNKEKAIDLASKAAQEDKAQNYEEALRLYQAAVQYFLHVVKYEAQGDKAKQSIRAKCAEYLDRAEKLKEYLKKKEKAPAKPVKESQSDDKGNESDEGEDPEKKKFQNQLSGAIVMEKPNVKWNDVAGLEGAKEALKEAVILPIKFPHLFTGKRTPWRGILLFGPPGTGKSYLAKAVATEANNSTFFSISSSDLVSKWLGESEKLVKNLFSLAREHKPSIIFIDEIDSLCGSRSENESEAARRIKTEFLVQMQGVGNDNEGILVLGATNIPWTLDSAIRRRFEKRIYIPLPEEHARSFMFKLHLGSTPNSLTDSDFITLGKKTDGYSGADISIIVRDALMQPVRKVQSATHFKRVRGPSRDNPNITVDDFLTPCSPGDPNAIEMTWMEVPGEKLLEPVVSMADMLRSLSNTKPTVNEQDLEKLKKFTEDFGQEG, encoded by the exons ATggagccaacaaatctgcag AAAGCTATTGCTGTAGCACAGAAGGCTTCACAGGAGGACCAGGCTGGAAACTATGAGGAGGCCATCCGCTCCTACCAACATGCTGTCAAGTattttctgcacattttgaaAC gtgaACCCCAGGGTAAAGATGGTAACCAGAAGATAAGAGATAAATGTAAACAGTACCTGGACAGAGTGGAAGAACTGCAGCAATACCAAGTGAATAAAGAG aaagccATCGATCTTGCCAGCAAGGCGGCTCAGGAGGATAAAGCTCAGAACTATGAGGAGGCTCTACGCCTGTACCAGGCTGCTGTTCAGTACTTCCTTCACGTAGTAAAAT ATGAAGCCCAAGGTGACAAAGCAAAACAGAGCATCCGGGCAAAATGTGCAGAATACTTGGATAGAGCAGAAAAGCTGAAAGAGTATctcaagaagaaagagaaagctCCTGCTAAGCCTGTCAAAGAGTCGCAGTCTGATGACAAAGG AAATGAAAGTGATGAGGGTGAGGATCCAGAGAAAAAGAAGTTCCAAAATCAGCTCTCAG GTGCAATTGTTATGGAGAAACCAAATGTTAAATGGAACGATGTTGCTGGTTTAGAAGGAGCCAAGGAGGCGTTGAAAGAAGCTGTTATACTTCCAATCAAATTCCCCCACCTTTTCACAG GGAAGAGAACTCCATGGAGGGGGATCTTGCTCTTTGGACCTCCAGGTACGGGAAAATCTTACCTGGCTAAAGCTGTCGCCACAGAGGCAAATAACTCAACCTTCTTCTCAATCTCCTCATCTGACCTTGTCTCCAAGTGGCTGGGAGAGAGTGAAAA GTTGGTGAAAAATCTTTTCAGCCTTGCAAGAGAGCATAAGCCTTCTATCATCTTCATTGATGAAATCGACTCCCTGTGTGGGTCGAGAAGTGAGAATGAGAGTGAAGCTGCTCGCCGTATTAAGACAGAGTTTCTGGTTCAGATGCAAG gAGTTGGAAATGACAACGAAGGGATCCTGGTCCTCGGTGCAACAAACATCCCATGGACTCTAGATTCAGCTATTAGAAGAAG ATTTGAGAAGAGGATCTACATCCCGCTGCCTGAAGAGCACGCCCGCTCCTTCATGTTCAAGCTCCATCTGGGCTCCACCCCCAACAGTCTCACCGATTCTGACTTTATCACTCTGGGTAAGAAGACAGATGGATACTCAGGAGCAGATATCAGCATTATTGTCAGAGACGCTCTAATGCAGCCTGTTCGAAAGGTCCAGTCAGCAACCCACTTCAAACGg GTACGAGGTCCATCAAGAGACAACCCCAACATTACTGTGGATGACTTCCTGACTCCTTGCTCACCGGGTGATCCCAATGCAATTGAAATGACATGGATGGAGGTCCCTGGGGAGAAGCTGTTGGAACCTGTAGTATCCATG GCTGATATGCTGAGGTCTCTGTCCAACACAAAGCCAACAGTTAACGAACAAGACCtggagaaactgaaaaaattcACAGAGGACTTTGGACAGGAAGGCTAG
- the vps4b gene encoding vacuolar protein sorting-associated protein 4B isoform X1 yields MAANNNLQKAIDLASKAAQEDKAQNYEEALRLYQAAVQYFLHVVKYEAQGDKAKQSIRAKCAEYLDRAEKLKEYLKKKEKAPAKPVKESQSDDKGNESDEGEDPEKKKFQNQLSGAIVMEKPNVKWNDVAGLEGAKEALKEAVILPIKFPHLFTGKRTPWRGILLFGPPGTGKSYLAKAVATEANNSTFFSISSSDLVSKWLGESEKLVKNLFSLAREHKPSIIFIDEIDSLCGSRSENESEAARRIKTEFLVQMQGVGNDNEGILVLGATNIPWTLDSAIRRRFEKRIYIPLPEEHARSFMFKLHLGSTPNSLTDSDFITLGKKTDGYSGADISIIVRDALMQPVRKVQSATHFKRVRGPSRDNPNITVDDFLTPCSPGDPNAIEMTWMEVPGEKLLEPVVSMADMLRSLSNTKPTVNEQDLEKLKKFTEDFGQEG; encoded by the exons ATGGCTGCCAACAACAATTTACAG aaagccATCGATCTTGCCAGCAAGGCGGCTCAGGAGGATAAAGCTCAGAACTATGAGGAGGCTCTACGCCTGTACCAGGCTGCTGTTCAGTACTTCCTTCACGTAGTAAAAT ATGAAGCCCAAGGTGACAAAGCAAAACAGAGCATCCGGGCAAAATGTGCAGAATACTTGGATAGAGCAGAAAAGCTGAAAGAGTATctcaagaagaaagagaaagctCCTGCTAAGCCTGTCAAAGAGTCGCAGTCTGATGACAAAGG AAATGAAAGTGATGAGGGTGAGGATCCAGAGAAAAAGAAGTTCCAAAATCAGCTCTCAG GTGCAATTGTTATGGAGAAACCAAATGTTAAATGGAACGATGTTGCTGGTTTAGAAGGAGCCAAGGAGGCGTTGAAAGAAGCTGTTATACTTCCAATCAAATTCCCCCACCTTTTCACAG GGAAGAGAACTCCATGGAGGGGGATCTTGCTCTTTGGACCTCCAGGTACGGGAAAATCTTACCTGGCTAAAGCTGTCGCCACAGAGGCAAATAACTCAACCTTCTTCTCAATCTCCTCATCTGACCTTGTCTCCAAGTGGCTGGGAGAGAGTGAAAA GTTGGTGAAAAATCTTTTCAGCCTTGCAAGAGAGCATAAGCCTTCTATCATCTTCATTGATGAAATCGACTCCCTGTGTGGGTCGAGAAGTGAGAATGAGAGTGAAGCTGCTCGCCGTATTAAGACAGAGTTTCTGGTTCAGATGCAAG gAGTTGGAAATGACAACGAAGGGATCCTGGTCCTCGGTGCAACAAACATCCCATGGACTCTAGATTCAGCTATTAGAAGAAG ATTTGAGAAGAGGATCTACATCCCGCTGCCTGAAGAGCACGCCCGCTCCTTCATGTTCAAGCTCCATCTGGGCTCCACCCCCAACAGTCTCACCGATTCTGACTTTATCACTCTGGGTAAGAAGACAGATGGATACTCAGGAGCAGATATCAGCATTATTGTCAGAGACGCTCTAATGCAGCCTGTTCGAAAGGTCCAGTCAGCAACCCACTTCAAACGg GTACGAGGTCCATCAAGAGACAACCCCAACATTACTGTGGATGACTTCCTGACTCCTTGCTCACCGGGTGATCCCAATGCAATTGAAATGACATGGATGGAGGTCCCTGGGGAGAAGCTGTTGGAACCTGTAGTATCCATG GCTGATATGCTGAGGTCTCTGTCCAACACAAAGCCAACAGTTAACGAACAAGACCtggagaaactgaaaaaattcACAGAGGACTTTGGACAGGAAGGCTAG